In Phoenix dactylifera cultivar Barhee BC4 chromosome 11, palm_55x_up_171113_PBpolish2nd_filt_p, whole genome shotgun sequence, the following are encoded in one genomic region:
- the LOC103708989 gene encoding beta-adaptin-like protein A, which yields MAPPLPSQRSPSPSQPSGRSEVSDLKLQLRQLAGSRAPGADDSKRDLFKRVISYMTVGIDVSSAFSEMVMCSATSDIVLKKMCYLYVGNYARCNPDLALLTINFLQKDCRDEDPMIRGLALRSLCSLRVPNLVEYLVAPLAAGLKDGSPYVRTVAAMGVLKLYHISAATCFDSDFPATLKSLMLSDPDAQVVANCLHALQEIWNLEANNPEEASREREALLSKLVIFYLLNRIKEFNEWAQCLVLEIVSKYIPADSNEIFDIMNLLEDRLQHANGAVVLATIKVFLHLTMSMTDVHQQVYERIKAPLLTLVGSGSSEQSYAVLSHLHLLVMRAPMLFSTDYKHFYCQFSEPSYVKKLKLEMLTAIANESNTYEIVTELCEYAGNVDVPIARESIRAVGKIALQQYDVNAIVDRLLQFLEMEKDYVTAETLVLVKDLLRKYPQWSHDCIAVVGNISSKNVQEPKAKAAHIWMLGEYSQDMLDAPYILESLVENWDDEHAPEVRLHLLTAVMKCFFRRPPETQKALGAALAAGLADSHQDVHDRALFYYRLLQYDVSVAERVVNPPKQAVSVFADTQSSEIKDRIFDEFNTLSVVYQKPSYMFTDKEHRGPFEFSEELGNLSLGAESADNAVPAQRYEENDLLLSTSEKEENGGPPNNGSPVSAYSAPSDYYGSSISVNSQTQPETAISIPGLSAYTSPATLAIDDLLGLGVPSAPAPPTLKLNPKAVLDPGTFQRKWGQLAISLSQECSMSPQGIAALTAPQALIRHMQGHSIQCIASGGQSPNFKFFFFAQKLDGLSAFFLVECIINSSSGKTQIKVKADDGSASEAFSAMFQSALSKFGAP from the exons ATGGCGCCTCCCCTCCCGTCGCAGCGATCGCCGTCGCCGTCCCAGCCCTCCGG GAGGAGTGAGGTCTCCGATCTGAAGCTGCAGCTGCGGCAGCTCGCCGGCAGCCGCGCCCCCGGCGCCGACGACTCGAAGCGCGACCTCTTCAAGCGGGTGATCTCCTACATGACAGTGGGAATCGACGTCTCCTCCGCTTTCAGCGAGATGGTGATGTGCTCCGCCACCTCCGACATCGTCCTCAAGAAGATGTGCTACCTCTATGTCGGCAACTACGCCCGCTGCAACCCCGACCTCGCCCTCCTCACCATTAACTTCCTCCAGAAGGACTGCCGGGACGAGGACCCCATGATCCGCGGCCTCGCCCTCCGCAGTCTCTGCTCCCTCCGCGTCCCGAATCTTGTCGAGTACCTCGTCGCCCCTCTCGCCGCCGGCCTTAAGGATGGCAGCCCCTACGTCCGCACGGTCGCCGCCATGGGTGTTCTCAAGCTCTACCACATTTCTGCCGCCACCTGCTTCGACTCCGATTTCCCTGCCACGCTCAAGAGCCTCATGCTGTCCGATCCTGATGCCCAG GTGGTTGCAAATTGTCTACACGCTTTACAGGAGATATGGAATCTGGAAGCTAACAACCCAGAGGAAGCATCCAGGGAAAGAGAAGCTCTGCTGAGCAAGCTGGTGATCTTTTATCTCCTAAATAG gatcaaggaattcaATGAATGGGCACAATGCCTTGTACTTGAGATAGTATCCAAGTATATACCTGCAGATAGCAATGAGATATTTGACATAATGAATCTTCTCGAGGATAGACTTCAGCATGCAAATGGAGCTGTTGTTTTAGCTACAATCAAGGTCTTTCTGCATTTGACAATGTCTATGACTGATGTTCATCAGCAG GTTTATGAACGCATTAAAGCACCTTTACTCACTTTAGTTGGCTCAGGAAGTTCAGAACAATCATATGCAGTACTAAGCCACCTGCATTTGTTGGTTATGCGTGCTCCAATGTTGTTTTCCACAGACTACAAACATTTTTATTGCCAGTTCAGTGAACCGTCATATGTGAAGAAACTAAAACTTGAGATGCTGACTGCCATTGCTAATGAGAGCAATACCTACGAGATTG TGACCGAGTTGTGCGAATATGCTGGAAATGTTGATGTGCCCATTGCAAGAGAGTCAATTCGGGCAGTCGGAAAGATAGCATTGCAGCAGTATGATGTGAATGCAATTGTTGACAGGCTGCTCCAGTTTCTTGAGATGGAGAAGGATTATGTGACTGCTGAAACTCTG GTACTGGTGAAAGATCTTCTGAGAAAATATCCTCAGTGGAGTCATGACTGCATTGCAGTTGTTGGGAATATCAGCAGCAAGAATGTTCAAGAGCCAAAAGCCAAAGCAGCTCACATATGGATGCTGGGAGAATATTCCCAGGACATGCTTGATGCTCCTTACATTCTGGAAAGTCTCGTTGAAAATTGGGATGATGAACATGCACCAGag GTTCGCTTGCATCTTCTCACAGCAGTAATGAAATGTTTCTTTAGAAGACCACCGGAGACACAAAAGGCCTTGGGAGCTGCTTTGGCTGCTGGTCTAGCTGATTCCCATCAG GATGTTCATGATCGAGCCTTATTCTACTACAGGCTTTTGCAATATGATGTATCAGTAGCAGAACGTGTTGTAAACCCTCCTAAGCAAGCTGTTTCGGTCTTTGCTGATACACAGAGCAGTGAAATTAAAGACcgcatatttgatgagtttaaCACTCTATCAGTTGTGTACCAGAAG CCCTCTTACATGTTTACGGATAAGGAGCATCGGGGACCATTTGAGTTTTCAGAAGAACTTGGAAACTTGTCCTTGGGAGCAGAATCTGCAGATAATGCCGTGCCAGCTCAAAGATATGAAGAGAACGATCTTTTATTAAGCACatcagaaaaagaagaaaatggagGTCCACCCAATAACGGCTCTCCTGTCTCAGCATACAGTGCTCCTTCTGACTATTATGGTTCTTCGATATCTGTTAATTCACAGACCCAACCTGAGACAGCAATTTCAATCCCTGGCTTGTCGGCATATACTTCACCAGCAACCTTAGCCATTGATGACCTTCTTGGTTTGGGTGTTCCTTCTGCCCCTGCACCTCCAACCTTGAAGCTTAATCCAAAAGCAGTTTTAGATCCTGGTACTTTCCAGAGGAAATGGGGCCAACTAGCAATATCCTTGTCACAG GAATGCTCCATGAGTCCTCAAGGAATTGCAGCCTTGACAGCACCTCAGGCCCTCATCCGACATATGCAAGGCCACTCTATCCAATGCATCGCCTCAGGTGGTCAATCACCGAATTTTAAGTTCTTCTTCTTTGCTCAAAAGCTAGATGGATTGTCAGCTTTCTTCCTTGTGGAGTGTATTATCAACTCATCATCAGGAAAAACACAGATAAAAGTGAAGGCTGATGATGGAAGTGCATCAGAGGCATTCTCCGCAATGTTCCAATCAGCTTTGTCAAAATTTGGGGCACCCTGA